Within Lusitaniella coriacea LEGE 07157, the genomic segment ACGGGACAGGCGTTGATATTTGGCCCGCAACAGAAAAAGTTATTAATGCTGCGGTACAAGCGGCTTACGGCAACAAGCGCAAAATTAATTGGTTTAAAATCTATGCCGGAGATGAGGCGTGCGAAAAGTACGGCACGTATCAATATTTGCCCCAAGATACCCTAAACGCCATTGAAGAGTATGGCATTGCAATCAAGGGTCCTCTTACAACTCCTGTGGGCGGAGGAATTCGCTCATTGAATGTGGCGCTGCGGCAAATTTTTGAACTGTATGCTTGCGTTCGTCCTTGCAAGTATTACTCCGGAACCCCCTCACCCCACAAATCCCCGGAAAAGTTAGATGTCATCGTCTATCGGGAAAATACCGAAGATATTTATTTAGGGATTGAATGGCGCGAAGGGACAGAAATGGCGCAAAAAATCATTCACCTACTCAATACCGATTTAATTCCCGGCACACCCGAACACGGGAAGAAGCAAATTCGCCTCGATTCTGGAATTGGGATTAAACCGATTAGCAAAACGGGATCGCAACGATTGGTGCGCCGCGCGATGCAACACGCCCTGCGTTTACCCCCCCACAAGCAACAGGTAACGCTGGTGCATAAGGGCAATATCATGAAGTACACCGAGGGCGCGTTTCGCGATTGGGGTTACGAACTCGTGACAATGGAGTTTCGCGATAAGTGCGTGACAGAACGAGAATCCTGGATTTTGGATAATCAACAGAAGAATCCCGATTTGAGCGTTGAGGAAAATGCCCGTCGAATCGAACCGGGATACGATGCGCTGACTCCCGATAAACAGCAAAAAATTTGTCAAGAAGTTCGGGCGGTTTTGGACTCTATTGGGGAGAGTCACGGGAACGGAAAGTGGCAGCAAAAGGTGATGGTGAACGATCGTATTGCCGATAGTATTTTCCAACAAATTCAAACACGCCCCGATGAGTATTCGATCCTTGCAACAATGAACCTCAATGGGGATTACCTTTCCGATGCTGCGGCGGCAATTGTTGGCGGTTTGGGAATGGGTCCAGGGGCGAATATTGGGGATAATTGCGCGATTTTTGAGGCAACTCACGGAACTGCACCGAAACACGCTGGATTGGATCGGATTAATCCGGGTTCGGTGATTTTGTCTGGGGTGATGATGCTGGAGTTTATGAAATGGCAAGAAGCGGCGGATGCGATTAAGAAAGGAATTGCTCGCGCGATCGCGGACAGGGCAGTAACCTACGATTTAGCCCGTTTAATGGAACCCCCAGTCGAACCGCCTTTGAAATGCTCTGAGTTTGCCCAAGCGATTATCGATCGCTTCTAATAGCAGGGGCTATGCATTTTTTGCAACGGAATTCCTTACAAGGGCTGAGATAATAGTTATTTCAGCCTTTTATAGGTAGTCTAGTAGCAAAAGAAGAAGCCGCCTTAGTCAACACTCTCAATTGCTTTAACAGCAAGATAAGGTTTTCCGGCATAAGCTTCTACAACTTCTGGATCTAGCGTGACATTGTAAGCTGACTTAATAGCAGCCTCATCTATCTCCATCACTTCACCAGTTACCTCAATGTTGCTGCCAGATTCAGGGATAGGTAGATCGGTAATCGCCAATATTTCTTCACCGCGTAACGACTCAACGTCGTAGATTGTAAACAGATTCGGTGTCAGACGTTCTGTTACTTTCGTACTCACAGTAATTGTTTCGCCAATCAAATCGTTGACATCAGAATCTCCACCGCCAGCTTCAGCCTCTTCCGGAACCGCAGATTGCTCTGTCGGAACGGGCGCATCAGTTTCGACTTCTTCAGGCGCGGGTGCATCAACTTCAACTTCTTCAGGCGTAGGTTTACAAGCAGCGAACGCTAGCATTGAGATAGAAAGTAGTGCAGTCCCTCCAAATTTCGCTACACGCCCGAATATGGAATGACTATTCAACTGTTTCATTAGAAATTTTTCCTTTGACTTTTTACAAACTCTACAGAACGCTATATTTAAGATACTGCACCTAAAGACATATTTTTAGAATTCAGTCAGGGATTGACGGATTATCCACAACAAGTAAATCTAACAACTACCTTTAGCTCACCTCAACATCAACACCCTTAGTTTCGCTCGGAACATCAGCCATGATTTTGAGCTGCGCAAGACCATCAATGCCGACCTCGACTTGTAGCGAGACCCTTTCTGCATTTAGCCTTTTTTCGCGAACTTTATCGCCAGCTACCTCCAGTACATTCAAAGCCTGGTCAACGGCAGCATGAATAGCTTCTTCCGTGACTTCACCAGCTTTGCCGTCCGCGATACGAGAAACCTGATTAGTTACCTCAGTTCCTGCTTTTTCAATGGTTTCGGTAACCTTCCCCACTAGGGCTTGTCCTTTTTTCGAGATATTATCTACATCCATTGGTTAAAACAGTACTGGATCCGCACTGACTTGTTGGTTACTTTAGAATTACTCAAATTCAAAAGCCACACATCACCCTTTAGAGTTAACTCTTAGGAAACCGAATGCGGGAAGAAGCAATGATGATGCTGGAGTTTATGGAATGGCAGGAAGCGGCGGATGCGATTAAGACAAGGGATTGCGCGCGCGATCGCGGACAGGGCAGTAACCTACGATTTAGCCCGTTTAATCATTGGCATACTGCCATCTGAGTTGGGGGCATCGTCATACAATGTTCCAATCTCTCAAAGATATTCCTACTCTTTTTTTCGGGGGGGGAAGTCATTGAGAAGCAAAAATTCTGTATAAAATGTCCATAGGGATAGATAAACCGCGTCTAGCTTGAAAACCTTAACTTTGAAAGCATATGGGTCGGTGGCTTGG encodes:
- a CDS encoding NADP-dependent isocitrate dehydrogenase translates to MYEKITPPTVGSKITFKDGQPIIPDDPIIPFIRGDGTGVDIWPATEKVINAAVQAAYGNKRKINWFKIYAGDEACEKYGTYQYLPQDTLNAIEEYGIAIKGPLTTPVGGGIRSLNVALRQIFELYACVRPCKYYSGTPSPHKSPEKLDVIVYRENTEDIYLGIEWREGTEMAQKIIHLLNTDLIPGTPEHGKKQIRLDSGIGIKPISKTGSQRLVRRAMQHALRLPPHKQQVTLVHKGNIMKYTEGAFRDWGYELVTMEFRDKCVTERESWILDNQQKNPDLSVEENARRIEPGYDALTPDKQQKICQEVRAVLDSIGESHGNGKWQQKVMVNDRIADSIFQQIQTRPDEYSILATMNLNGDYLSDAAAAIVGGLGMGPGANIGDNCAIFEATHGTAPKHAGLDRINPGSVILSGVMMLEFMKWQEAADAIKKGIARAIADRAVTYDLARLMEPPVEPPLKCSEFAQAIIDRF